A portion of the Marinobacter alexandrii genome contains these proteins:
- the gcvH gene encoding glycine cleavage system protein GcvH has protein sequence MNIPSELHYTKDHEWVKIDGDIATVGVTDFAQGELGDIVYVEIETEGESLSTGEVFGTVEAVKTVSDLFMPVSGEVIEINESLESNPEVVNSDPYGDGWMIKIKISDKGDQLISSEEYTAEVGG, from the coding sequence ATGAATATTCCTTCAGAACTACATTATACAAAAGATCACGAGTGGGTGAAAATAGATGGTGACATTGCAACTGTTGGTGTGACTGACTTTGCCCAGGGTGAGCTAGGTGATATTGTCTATGTTGAAATTGAAACCGAAGGCGAGTCACTCTCTACAGGAGAGGTCTTTGGTACTGTTGAAGCTGTGAAAACAGTTTCAGACTTGTTTATGCCCGTTTCAGGAGAAGTAATTGAAATCAATGAATCACTAGAGTCTAATCCGGAGGTAGTTAATTCTGATCCTTACGGAGATGGATGGATGATCAAGATTAAGATTTCAGACAAAGGAGATCAATTGATTTCTTCCGAAGAATATACCGCCGAAGTTGGAGGTTAG
- a CDS encoding lysophospholipid acyltransferase family protein: MNYLWAICSTTLIFLPIKKEWKFKIDKKQQYIFCANHFSYLDIPAMGLTPVPFKFVGKSSLGKIPLFGFMYNRLHITVNRSSYRSRALSLQKAREELNHGFNLGFFPEGGIRLKEYPEMADFKDGAFKLSAENNVPIIPVTLPDNFFILNDDDLLNIRRKKCRIIYHTPIWPDRDCDDAARKLKDDVFRVIQAELIEVQSS, encoded by the coding sequence ATGAACTATTTATGGGCTATTTGTTCAACTACGCTGATTTTTCTACCTATCAAAAAAGAGTGGAAGTTTAAGATAGACAAGAAACAACAGTATATTTTTTGTGCTAATCACTTTTCCTATCTAGACATTCCCGCAATGGGTCTTACCCCTGTACCATTCAAATTTGTGGGAAAAAGTAGTCTAGGAAAGATTCCTCTGTTTGGTTTCATGTATAACAGACTTCACATAACAGTAAACAGGTCAAGTTATAGAAGTAGAGCGCTTAGTTTGCAAAAAGCACGGGAAGAACTAAACCATGGATTTAATCTTGGCTTTTTTCCAGAAGGAGGAATTAGATTAAAGGAATATCCAGAGATGGCCGATTTCAAAGATGGCGCTTTCAAACTGTCTGCTGAAAATAACGTTCCAATCATTCCTGTTACATTACCAGATAACTTCTTCATTTTAAATGACGATGACCTTCTGAACATTCGAAGAAAAAAATGTCGTATTATTTATCATACACCCATTTGGCCAGATAGAGATTGTGATGACGCGGCGAGAAAACTTAAAGATGATGTTTTTCGTGTCATTCAAGCAGAACTAATTGAGGTTCAATCCTCCTAG
- the gatC gene encoding Asp-tRNA(Asn)/Glu-tRNA(Gln) amidotransferase subunit GatC — protein sequence MKITKEIVRKTAHLARLDFNESQEEQMISDLQKMVNWVDQLKEIDTDNVEPLTNMSLEINSFRVDKKEEHLTREKALKNAPKHDSEYFRVPKVIK from the coding sequence ATGAAAATCACAAAAGAAATAGTAAGAAAAACAGCTCATCTGGCAAGATTAGACTTCAATGAATCTCAAGAAGAGCAGATGATTAGCGATCTACAGAAAATGGTAAACTGGGTTGATCAACTAAAAGAAATAGATACTGATAATGTAGAGCCTCTTACTAATATGTCTCTAGAGATAAATTCCTTCAGAGTAGACAAGAAGGAAGAGCACCTAACAAGAGAAAAAGCACTAAAAAATGCTCCAAAACATGATTCTGAATATTTTCGTGTTCCCAAAGTGATTAAGTAA
- a CDS encoding energy transducer TonB, with the protein MEPKKNPKIDLSRQSGMFLNVGMAASLLLIILAFEWRTYDDSGLMDLGNVDDDFEDIIDIPPTEQPPPPPPKVQIPEIVEIPDEEEIEEEIEVELDVEVTEETVVEEIVFEEAPEEENVDEIFTIVEESASFPGGITAFYGYLKKELKYPRQAQRMGIEGRVFVQFVVERDGTLTDIHVVKGIGAGCDEEAVRVLKESPKWKPGKQRGKPVRQKMIQNILFKFAN; encoded by the coding sequence ATGGAACCTAAAAAAAATCCGAAAATAGACCTTTCCAGACAGTCAGGAATGTTCCTGAATGTTGGAATGGCAGCTAGTTTATTACTGATAATCTTGGCTTTCGAGTGGAGAACCTATGATGATTCAGGTCTGATGGATCTTGGTAATGTCGATGATGACTTTGAAGATATCATTGATATACCACCAACGGAGCAACCACCTCCCCCACCTCCAAAAGTACAAATCCCAGAAATTGTCGAAATTCCTGATGAGGAAGAGATAGAAGAAGAAATTGAGGTTGAACTTGATGTTGAGGTGACAGAAGAGACGGTCGTTGAAGAGATTGTATTTGAAGAAGCACCAGAAGAAGAGAATGTTGATGAGATTTTCACGATTGTTGAAGAATCAGCATCATTCCCAGGTGGTATCACAGCATTTTATGGATATCTAAAGAAAGAACTTAAGTATCCAAGACAAGCTCAGAGAATGGGAATCGAAGGACGTGTATTTGTGCAATTCGTTGTGGAAAGAGACGGAACACTTACTGATATTCATGTGGTGAAAGGTATTGGAGCAGGATGTGATGAAGAAGCCGTTAGAGTATTAAAAGAATCTCCGAAGTGGAAGCCGGGTAAGCAAAGAGGCAAACCAGTTCGTCAAAAAATGATTCAAAATATTCTTTTCAAGTTTGCTAACTAA
- a CDS encoding ATP-binding cassette domain-containing protein, translating to MSLLKVENISKSYSEHKALSNVSMEIPEKTIFGLLGPNGAGKTTLIRIINQIIEGDEGSILFDGVPLNLEHIRNIGYLPEERGLYKKMKVGEQLVYLGQLRGLSMKESSQRGKAWCQKLNIIDWWSKKVEDLSKGMAQKIQFIATVMHEPKLIILDEPFSGFDPVNANLIKDEILELREKGSTIIFSTHRMESVEQLCDHVAMIHNSEKILDGSKVDIKEKFRDGTYYVEYREGEVKSGTGFELVSTEELGRGLKKSLVQYSSGSNPNDLLKQLIGQVEIHSFVERIPSMNDIFISLVKGEDPELVQA from the coding sequence GTGAGCCTTTTAAAAGTAGAAAACATAAGTAAATCCTATAGCGAACACAAGGCATTGTCCAATGTGAGTATGGAGATTCCTGAGAAGACAATTTTTGGACTTCTCGGACCAAATGGAGCTGGTAAAACAACTCTCATTCGAATAATTAATCAAATCATTGAAGGAGATGAGGGATCCATTCTTTTTGATGGGGTACCACTAAACCTGGAACATATCCGGAATATAGGTTACTTGCCAGAAGAGCGGGGACTTTATAAAAAGATGAAAGTTGGTGAGCAACTTGTTTATCTAGGGCAACTCAGAGGTCTTTCTATGAAAGAATCCTCTCAAAGAGGAAAAGCCTGGTGTCAAAAGCTGAATATCATCGATTGGTGGAGTAAGAAAGTTGAGGATCTATCAAAAGGGATGGCTCAAAAAATCCAATTTATAGCTACAGTAATGCACGAACCCAAGTTGATTATTTTAGATGAACCATTTTCTGGATTTGATCCGGTAAATGCGAACCTCATCAAAGATGAAATTCTGGAGTTACGTGAAAAGGGCTCAACAATTATTTTTTCTACCCACAGGATGGAATCTGTAGAGCAGTTGTGTGACCATGTAGCTATGATTCATAATTCGGAAAAAATTCTAGATGGATCAAAGGTTGATATAAAAGAAAAATTCAGAGATGGTACTTACTATGTTGAGTACAGAGAAGGTGAAGTGAAGTCCGGAACTGGTTTTGAGCTGGTAAGTACTGAAGAGCTGGGTAGAGGCTTGAAAAAATCACTGGTTCAATATTCGTCTGGTAGCAATCCAAATGATTTACTGAAGCAGCTAATAGGGCAGGTAGAAATACATTCATTCGTCGAGCGAATTCCAAGCATGAATGACATCTTTATTTCTCTTGTCAAAGGAGAAGATCCAGAACTAGTACAAGCCTAA
- the sprA gene encoding cell surface protein SprA, whose protein sequence is MRENFYIRLFFACIIYGCGTLANASVFQEQDTIKSDTIGPYEPSKKPTFQPSYRFGDPFSFRSSRSPLFLRDPSQVDMQVQFNPDTTSEDAGVTYSVYENIGNLDFRPASFMTFNEFNRYNNSQLNREYFKERSAGLDGESAVSGRSLIPRLYISPVFDRIFGGSYVDIQPNGFVNLDFGARFQRTDNPAIPLRQQRNGAFNFDQQISMNVVGKVGEKLAITANFDNNNTFDFQNNLKVEYTGYEEDIIKRIEIGNVSMPVTNSLMSGAQSLFGLKTELQFGKLYVTTVLSQQRGRNETLTIESGFQGREFEVQASEYEENRHFFLGHFFRDNYESWLATLPQVTSGVNITRLEVYVLNRNNDTETTRNIVGFMDLGEGAVIHRPEDVGNGNGGPTRNGANTLFGNLNVQSADDVDGFIESTFPNFENSTDYVKVTTARKLDDAEYSVNSELGYITLNRSLQSDEILAVSFEYTFNGTGYKVGELTEDYQGREDDKIIYLKLLRPNRINTEVPTWDLMMKNIYSLNAAQVSQEGFQLRVIYRDDDTGQDNPSLHEGRLLKDRLLLEIFGLDRLNPNGDRQPDGNFDFIDGFTIDTRNGNIIFPVLEPFGKTLEDQFEDDEGRLIEKYVYDDLYTDPKATAELNATQNKFVISGRLTAGSSSEIALPGVNIAEGSVIVTAGNTPLTLGLDYTVDYNLGRVRILNEGILNSGKTINISYEKADLFNFQTRTLTGARFDYRFNDNFNIGATVLHLNERPGGISRYAIGNEPTSNTKYGFDINYQNESRFLTKLVDKLPLVSTKEVSTITINAEFAQLVPGTSNVVNGEGTSYIDDFENAITPVNIMGWPAWKLAATPRGDFPNTYNSSGLENRFEAAKIAWYTVDNSIFYAAGSNQLPSNIGDDDLNNHYERSVSPQEIFPQRDQAFVNFNEQIFDIAYFPTERGQFNYNGSFETENADVDAVERRWGGITRAITNETNFVDTNIEYIEFWLMDPFISDTENGRIKDGVVNGFASDDPNGGELIFNLGIVSEDIAPDNKFAFESGLPTDGLPVDPASVSTWGQISADQFLINAFENSPGARDNQDIGLDGLKDDDEAIFFPSRAGDDDPSADNFRYVLDPSFDALPDATIIQRYKDWNGMESNSRIASGNQNVISASTIIPDSEDLNQNSTIDNAEDYFEYRVPLRPGTNPEGGNLVLNDFITDQIASGNGESNWYQFRIPVGEGVSRGRPGLTDIKYVRMYLTGWRNPVVLRLAQMRLVGSQWRKFDKALNEPGLDEIPNIETSDFDVSVVNIEENSTRSDGSVGYVLPPGFDRDVDNTTAQNPRINEQSLQICIEDLNDKDARAVFKTNLNYDLINYGRAKMFFHAEAFNDDMVLDDEITAFLRFGTDSEGQYYEVEVPLKITPETLNGTVEDIRRQVWPLENELDFSIKELIGIKAERNRASLPDNIPYSVPSNDGKYTFTVLGNPDLSRIIQLMIGVRNPGDQSSSPKSVCVWANELRVTDFDSNAGWAANARISTKLADLGTVSASTRYTSIGFGNIQQRISERTRAETRQFDVSANLNLEKFMRPDKTGLVIPMFVSYEKTTVTPQFDPLDPDVPLEASLETFDTNEERERYRRIVEDRTTRRSINFTNVRKEKVNPDAKNRVYGIENFSFSYAYSDRISSNVSTETLLNKSVSGGINYNYTPVTWNIAPFSESEKLSSPYLALLKDINFSPVPSNFSFSTTLRRDFRLTQYYNNDLTTVGVDPLFEKTFTFVRNYGFRWDFTKSLGLTYSATANAIIDEPEGIVEGDIDTPFERQYVWDEILNLGRMKNFNQSIALNYALPLDKIPFVDWLSSDARYSVGYGWIAGAIDQGVDTPDSLFFGNFINNQRTIGLTARVDMNKLYDKVTFLKNANTPPAQGESISPGNKALRFLMMLKSINGTYSINESTSLSGFTPSAFLFGLDSSFNAPGLGFILGSQDQGIKQKAANNGWIVRNENLNSPFQQTFGTDIDVQADLEPAKDLRVQLSWSRGLNNQYQEFFRFDGEDSFETLTPTRSGSYSTSFLTIQTAFEGSGTDNSSDAFTQFERNLNIIQGRLNRENPNDTVGYENISQDVLIPSFIAAYSGKDANSVELTPFPKTPLPNWRLDYAGLINIPALSEIFSSFTISHGYNSSYSVSSFTNSLNFGEDIVGLQNDILDYPLAVEDTDSTGTGTGRLVPVYIINQVMISEQFVPLIGFNIRTKNNISTRLEFRKSRNLSLNMSNAQVTETTNNDVTLDFGYSKIGFKLPWRWQGRTMTLQNDLTMRVAASVRDSKTVQRKINDKSTITNGNFSWQIRPTITYKINSQLDFTFYMERNVTEPKVGVSFKRATTAFGVQLRFGLAQ, encoded by the coding sequence TTGAGAGAGAATTTTTACATACGATTATTTTTCGCATGCATCATTTATGGATGTGGTACGTTGGCGAATGCTTCTGTTTTTCAGGAGCAGGATACAATTAAAAGCGATACTATTGGTCCTTACGAACCCAGTAAGAAGCCAACATTTCAACCTAGTTATCGTTTTGGTGATCCCTTCTCCTTTAGAAGCTCTAGATCGCCACTCTTTTTAAGAGATCCATCTCAAGTGGATATGCAGGTTCAGTTTAATCCAGATACAACTTCGGAAGATGCTGGAGTTACTTATTCAGTCTATGAAAACATAGGAAACTTGGATTTCCGTCCAGCCTCTTTCATGACTTTCAATGAATTCAATCGTTACAATAACTCACAACTAAATCGTGAATATTTTAAGGAGAGATCAGCGGGCTTAGATGGGGAGAGTGCTGTAAGTGGCAGAAGTCTAATTCCAAGATTGTACATCAGTCCTGTGTTCGATCGAATTTTTGGTGGTAGTTATGTCGATATTCAACCAAATGGATTTGTAAACCTTGATTTTGGTGCTCGTTTTCAAAGGACAGACAACCCAGCTATACCTCTCCGGCAGCAAAGAAATGGAGCCTTTAACTTCGATCAGCAGATAAGTATGAACGTTGTGGGCAAGGTTGGAGAAAAACTTGCTATTACTGCCAATTTCGATAATAACAACACATTTGATTTTCAAAACAACCTTAAGGTTGAGTATACGGGATACGAGGAGGATATTATTAAGAGAATTGAAATTGGTAATGTAAGTATGCCTGTTACTAATTCTCTGATGAGTGGCGCTCAGTCTTTATTTGGGCTTAAGACAGAGCTCCAATTTGGAAAATTATATGTAACAACGGTGCTGTCGCAACAGCGAGGACGTAATGAAACTTTAACCATTGAAAGTGGATTTCAAGGAAGAGAATTTGAGGTTCAGGCATCTGAATATGAAGAAAATAGACACTTTTTCTTAGGACACTTTTTTAGAGATAATTATGAAAGTTGGTTAGCTACTTTACCTCAGGTGACTTCTGGGGTTAACATTACACGATTGGAAGTATATGTTCTTAATCGAAATAATGACACAGAGACGACTAGAAATATTGTAGGTTTTATGGACTTAGGCGAAGGAGCAGTAATCCATCGTCCAGAAGATGTTGGTAATGGTAATGGCGGGCCAACGAGAAACGGAGCGAATACTCTTTTTGGAAACCTGAATGTACAATCTGCTGATGATGTTGATGGTTTCATTGAGAGCACTTTTCCAAATTTTGAAAATTCAACTGACTATGTAAAAGTCACTACTGCAAGAAAACTTGATGATGCAGAATATTCTGTCAATAGTGAGCTTGGCTATATCACGCTCAACAGGAGTTTGCAAAGTGATGAGATTTTAGCTGTTTCATTTGAATACACATTTAATGGGACAGGCTATAAAGTAGGAGAGCTTACCGAGGACTATCAAGGTCGAGAAGATGACAAGATCATTTATTTAAAGCTACTTAGGCCAAATAGAATCAATACAGAAGTTCCCACATGGGATTTGATGATGAAAAACATCTACAGTCTCAATGCAGCTCAAGTAAGCCAGGAAGGATTCCAGCTTAGAGTGATTTACAGAGATGATGATACCGGCCAAGATAATCCTTCTTTGCACGAGGGGCGACTATTAAAAGATAGGTTACTTCTTGAAATTTTTGGATTGGATAGATTAAACCCAAATGGAGATCGTCAGCCAGATGGAAATTTCGATTTCATTGACGGTTTTACAATCGACACACGAAATGGAAATATTATTTTCCCAGTTTTAGAGCCCTTTGGAAAAACGCTGGAGGATCAGTTTGAGGATGATGAAGGAAGATTGATTGAAAAATATGTTTATGATGATTTATATACAGATCCTAAAGCTACCGCTGAGCTTAACGCAACTCAAAACAAATTTGTAATTTCAGGACGACTCACTGCTGGGTCATCTAGTGAAATTGCTCTGCCAGGAGTTAATATAGCGGAAGGTTCCGTGATTGTTACTGCTGGTAATACTCCGCTCACACTAGGCTTAGATTATACAGTAGACTACAATCTAGGTAGAGTGAGAATTTTGAATGAAGGAATCCTTAACTCAGGAAAGACCATTAATATCTCATACGAAAAAGCAGATCTATTCAATTTCCAAACACGAACATTAACAGGTGCTAGATTTGATTATCGCTTCAATGATAATTTTAATATCGGAGCTACAGTTCTGCACTTGAATGAACGTCCAGGAGGAATTTCAAGATATGCAATTGGAAATGAGCCTACTAGTAACACGAAGTATGGTTTTGATATAAATTATCAGAATGAATCACGCTTTTTAACTAAGCTAGTAGATAAACTACCACTTGTAAGTACCAAAGAAGTATCTACTATTACGATCAATGCTGAGTTTGCGCAGCTTGTTCCAGGGACGAGTAATGTTGTAAATGGTGAAGGAACCTCCTATATCGATGATTTTGAAAATGCCATTACGCCAGTAAACATCATGGGTTGGCCAGCCTGGAAGCTGGCAGCAACACCTCGCGGTGACTTTCCCAATACGTATAATAGTTCAGGGTTAGAAAATCGTTTTGAGGCAGCAAAAATAGCTTGGTACACTGTAGATAACAGTATTTTCTATGCAGCGGGATCAAACCAACTACCTTCCAATATTGGCGATGATGATTTGAATAATCACTATGAAAGATCTGTATCTCCACAAGAAATATTTCCTCAAAGAGACCAAGCATTTGTCAATTTTAACGAACAGATTTTTGATATAGCTTACTTTCCTACTGAGAGAGGCCAGTTTAACTATAATGGATCTTTTGAAACCGAGAATGCAGATGTTGATGCAGTTGAAAGAAGATGGGGAGGAATAACTCGCGCCATCACAAATGAGACCAATTTTGTTGACACAAATATCGAATACATTGAATTTTGGCTCATGGATCCATTTATCTCTGATACGGAAAATGGTCGGATTAAAGATGGGGTAGTCAACGGGTTTGCAAGTGACGACCCAAATGGAGGGGAGCTTATTTTCAACTTAGGAATTGTTTCTGAAGATATAGCTCCAGACAACAAATTTGCTTTTGAAAGCGGTCTTCCAACTGATGGCCTGCCCGTAGATCCAGCTAGTGTAAGTACATGGGGGCAAATTTCCGCAGATCAATTTTTAATCAATGCGTTTGAAAATTCTCCAGGAGCTAGGGATAATCAAGATATAGGTTTAGATGGACTGAAAGATGATGATGAAGCGATATTTTTCCCAAGTAGAGCCGGTGATGATGATCCTTCGGCAGATAACTTCCGATATGTTTTAGACCCATCATTTGACGCTCTGCCAGATGCGACTATCATTCAGCGGTATAAAGACTGGAACGGAATGGAGAGCAATTCGAGGATTGCTTCAGGAAATCAAAATGTAATTTCTGCATCAACGATAATACCGGATAGCGAAGATCTTAATCAAAATTCGACGATTGATAATGCAGAAGACTATTTTGAATATAGGGTTCCTTTAAGACCAGGAACTAATCCGGAAGGAGGCAACCTGGTGCTTAATGATTTTATTACCGATCAGATTGCAAGTGGCAATGGGGAATCCAACTGGTACCAATTCAGAATCCCAGTAGGTGAAGGAGTATCTAGGGGAAGGCCGGGTCTAACAGATATAAAGTATGTAAGGATGTATTTAACTGGGTGGCGTAATCCTGTGGTTTTACGTCTCGCACAAATGAGACTTGTAGGAAGTCAATGGAGGAAATTTGATAAAGCTCTCAATGAGCCTGGTTTGGATGAAATCCCTAATATTGAGACCTCTGATTTTGATGTTTCAGTTGTGAATATTGAAGAAAATAGCACAAGGTCGGATGGTAGTGTTGGATATGTTCTTCCACCTGGTTTTGATAGAGATGTGGATAATACAACAGCCCAAAACCCTAGAATCAATGAACAATCGCTTCAAATCTGTATTGAAGATTTGAATGATAAAGACGCTCGAGCAGTGTTTAAAACTAATCTAAACTATGACTTAATCAATTACGGACGTGCGAAGATGTTCTTTCACGCAGAAGCTTTTAATGATGACATGGTTTTAGATGATGAAATAACTGCTTTTCTGAGATTTGGAACCGACAGTGAAGGACAATATTATGAAGTAGAAGTTCCTCTAAAAATAACTCCAGAAACCTTAAATGGCACTGTGGAAGATATAAGACGCCAGGTTTGGCCATTAGAAAACGAACTTGATTTCAGTATAAAAGAATTGATTGGAATAAAGGCAGAAAGAAATAGAGCAAGTCTTCCGGATAATATACCATATTCAGTACCATCAAATGATGGAAAATACACGTTCACTGTTTTAGGGAACCCTGACTTAAGTAGGATCATACAATTGATGATCGGAGTTAGAAATCCTGGCGACCAGTCAAGCTCTCCAAAATCGGTCTGTGTATGGGCAAACGAACTTAGAGTGACAGATTTTGACAGCAACGCCGGTTGGGCTGCTAATGCTAGGATTAGTACAAAACTTGCTGACCTGGGTACTGTTTCAGCATCTACTCGATATACCTCTATTGGTTTTGGAAATATTCAGCAGCGAATTTCTGAAAGGACAAGAGCTGAAACTAGACAGTTTGATGTTTCTGCTAATTTGAATCTGGAGAAATTTATGAGACCAGATAAGACAGGTTTAGTGATTCCAATGTTTGTTAGCTACGAAAAGACCACAGTTACTCCCCAGTTTGATCCCTTAGACCCTGATGTTCCACTTGAAGCTTCATTGGAAACTTTTGATACCAACGAAGAGAGAGAAAGGTATAGGAGGATAGTGGAAGATCGAACGACCAGGAGAAGTATAAATTTCACAAACGTACGAAAGGAAAAGGTAAATCCAGATGCTAAAAATAGAGTCTATGGTATTGAAAACTTCTCTTTCAGCTATGCCTATAGCGACCGAATTTCGAGTAATGTATCTACTGAGACGTTACTAAATAAGTCAGTCAGTGGAGGCATCAACTATAATTACACACCCGTGACGTGGAATATTGCGCCATTTAGTGAATCTGAAAAATTGAGTTCGCCATATTTGGCTCTTCTTAAGGATATAAATTTTTCGCCAGTTCCTTCCAATTTTTCATTTTCTACCACACTTAGAAGAGATTTTAGATTGACTCAATACTATAACAATGATCTGACAACAGTAGGTGTAGATCCTTTATTTGAGAAGACATTCACTTTCGTTAGAAATTATGGTTTTAGGTGGGACTTCACTAAGAGCTTGGGACTTACCTACAGTGCTACGGCTAATGCTATTATTGATGAGCCAGAAGGGATTGTGGAAGGAGATATTGATACACCTTTTGAAAGGCAATATGTCTGGGATGAAATACTGAATCTAGGTAGAATGAAAAACTTTAATCAAAGCATTGCATTGAATTATGCCTTGCCTCTAGATAAAATTCCATTTGTTGATTGGCTTTCTTCCGATGCACGATACTCAGTAGGCTATGGATGGATAGCAGGAGCTATTGACCAAGGTGTTGATACACCTGATTCCCTTTTCTTCGGAAACTTTATAAATAATCAACGAACCATTGGCCTGACAGCAAGGGTTGACATGAATAAACTTTACGATAAAGTTACGTTCCTGAAAAATGCAAATACGCCACCTGCTCAAGGAGAGTCTATAAGTCCAGGCAACAAAGCTCTTCGCTTTTTAATGATGCTCAAATCGATCAATGGTACTTACTCAATCAATGAAAGCACTTCTTTGTCGGGATTTACGCCATCAGCATTCTTGTTTGGTCTGGATAGCAGTTTTAATGCTCCAGGATTAGGGTTTATTTTGGGTAGTCAAGATCAGGGAATTAAGCAAAAAGCAGCTAATAACGGATGGATCGTAAGAAATGAAAATTTAAATTCACCGTTTCAGCAGACATTTGGAACTGATATTGATGTTCAAGCCGATTTAGAGCCCGCTAAAGACTTAAGAGTTCAACTCAGTTGGAGTAGAGGCTTAAATAATCAATATCAAGAATTTTTTAGGTTTGATGGAGAAGATAGTTTTGAGACTCTTACACCTACAAGATCAGGTAGTTATTCTACATCTTTTCTAACAATTCAAACAGCTTTTGAAGGAAGTGGTACGGATAACTCTTCCGATGCATTTACACAGTTTGAAAGAAATCTGAATATCATTCAAGGACGCTTAAATCGAGAAAATCCTAATGATACTGTAGGCTATGAAAATATTTCTCAAGATGTCCTCATTCCGTCATTTATAGCAGCATATTCAGGTAAAGATGCAAACAGTGTTGAGCTTACGCCTTTCCCTAAAACACCTTTGCCTAATTGGAGACTGGATTATGCTGGTTTAATTAATATTCCAGCTCTTTCTGAGATATTTTCTTCATTTACCATTTCACATGGATATAATTCGTCTTACAGTGTGTCTAGCTTCACTAACTCATTAAATTTTGGAGAAGATATTGTTGGATTGCAAAATGATATTTTAGATTATCCTCTCGCGGTTGAAGATACTGACAGTACGGGAACTGGAACAGGTCGTTTAGTTCCTGTTTATATCATAAATCAGGTAATGATATCTGAGCAATTTGTCCCTTTGATCGGGTTTAATATCAGGACAAAAAACAATATTTCTACAAGGCTAGAATTCAGGAAAAGTAGAAACCTTTCGCTGAATATGTCCAACGCGCAAGTCACAGAAACCACGAATAATGATGTGACATTAGATTTTGGATACTCGAAAATAGGATTCAAGCTACCATGGAGATGGCAGGGTAGAACTATGACTCTCCAAAATGATTTAACTATGCGAGTAGCTGCCTCGGTGAGAGATAGCAAAACGGTACAAAGGAAAATCAATGACAAAAGCACCATTACCAATGGTAATTTCAGTTGGCAGATAAGACCGACAATTACGTACAAAATTAATAGTCAACTTGACTTTACATTTTACATGGAACGAAACGTGACAGAGCCTAAAGTTGGCGTTTCATTTAAGCGAGCAACAACTGCATTTGGAGTTCAATTAAGATTTGGGCTTGCACAGTAG